The Streptomyces sp. NBC_00510 genomic interval GGCAGTCTCGGGTCGGGAGGTCCCCGAGAGGACGCGGATGGTGGCCTGGGCAGCGTTTCCCAAGGGGTGTTTGGCCATGCGGGTGCGGGACGCGCTTGGTCCACTGTTCGACGACGAGGTCTTCAGGTCCGCGTTCGGTGTGCGTGGACGTCCAGGCGTCGCTCCAGGCCAGCTGGCGCTGGTCAGCGTGCTGCAGTTCGCGGAGAACCTGACCGATCGGCAGGCCGCTCACGCGGTGCGGGCGAGGATCGACTGGAAATACCTGCTTGGCCTTGACCTTGAAGATGCCGGCTTCGACTTCACCGTACTGACGGGGTTCCGCGACCGGCTCGTTGCCCACGGATTGGAGGAGAAGGTTCTGGACCTGCTGCTGGAACGGCTGACGGAGCTTGGGCTAGGACTTGTCCGGCCGATCATGTGACTACTCGCCGTCCGTGTCGTTGATGTGGACATGGGGCGGGGTGACTTGAGTGATGCCGAGTGGGAACGGCTGCGGCCGTTCCTGCCGGTCAGCAACCGGCGGTGCGGCCGGTGGCGGGATCACCGGCAGGTGATCGACGGGATTTTGCACCGGGTCCGGACCGGTGTGCAGTGGCGTGACCTGCCGGAACGCTTCGGGCCGTGGAAAACGGTCTATGAACGGCACCGGCTGTGGTCAGCGGACGGAACGTGGGAACGTCTGCTGCAGCAGGTCCAGGCCGCGGCCGACGCCGCGGGCGAGATCGACTGGGATGTCTCGGTGGACTCCACCATTGTCCGCGCGCATCAGCACTCGGCCGGCGCCCGCACCGATCCACCACCGGCCCCGGCGTCAAAGGGGGCCGAGCAGGAAGAACACCAGGGCGAAACGGCGTGGCAGAGCCTGCACGCCCGCCTGGTGGAGGCGGTGCGGGAAGTGAGGGCCTGGGCCGCTCGCGGGGCGGCTTCACCAGCAAACTCCACCTGAGCGCCGACGGCCGCTGCCGCCCGCTGTCCCTGATCGTCACACCAGGCCAGCGGGCCGACTGCACCCAATTCAAGCAGGTGCTGGACAAGATCCGCATTCCCAAGCTCGGCCCCGGCAGGCCCCGCAAGAAACCCGACAGCGTCTCGGCGGACAAGGCCTACAGCAACAGACCCATCCGCGAGTACCTGCGACGTCGCGGCATCCGGCACACCATCCCAGAGAAGGCCGACAGCCAGGCCGTCCGCCTGCGCAAAGGCTCACACGGTGGACGGCCACCCGGCTTCGACGAAGACCGATACAAGAAACGCAACACCATCGAACGAGCCATCAACCGGCTCAAGCAGCACCGGGCCGTGGCCACCCGCTACGACAAACGCGGCTACGTCTACCTCGGCACAACCACCGCAGCAGCCCTCGTCATCTGGCTCCGCACATGATCGGCCGGACAAGTCCTAGTGGCCGGCCGCGGCCGCCAGCGCACTGATTCCACACACGTGCTCGCCGCGGTCAGGAACCTCAACCGCCTCGAGTTCGTGGGCGAGACACTGCGTGCCGCGCTGGAATCGGTCGCCGTCACGGCACCCGAGTGGCTCGCCTCCTGGATGCCCGCGACCTGGCAAGAACAGTACGAGGCCCGAATGGACTCCTACCGCCTGCCGAGCGACGAAAACGAGCGGATGCAGCTCACCTGGCGTATTGCGGCCGACGGTTACTTCCTGCTCAACGCGGCCTTTGCCGCCACTGCTCCAGGCTGGCTACGACAGGTTCCGGCAATCTGCATCCTTCGGACGGTATGGCTGCAGCAGTTCCAGCGAACGATCACCGATGAGAGACAGGAAGTGACATGGCGGGGTAGAGACGAACTCCCTCCCAGCAGGGCACGGATCACCTCACCCTACGATCCGGATTCGCGCAGCGCAGTCAAGCGCGGCTCGGCCTGGGACGGTTACAAGGTTCACTTCAGCGAGACCTGCGACCCCCCAGAATCCGGCCGCCCGCACCTGATCACCCACGTGGTTACCACCGATGCCACGGTCGGCGACCCCCTGGTCGTCGACGAGATCCACGACAGGCTCGAGGTCAAGCACCTACTGCCCAGCGAACACCTCATGGACGCCGGCTATATCTCCGCGGAGTTGCTACTCACCGCGCCCAGCGACCGCGGTGTCCGTGTCATCGGCCCGGTCCGACCCAACACCCGCCGCACCGTCCAAGCCGCAGGTTACGGCAAGACATCCTTCATCATCGACTGGGACACTCGACAGGCCACCTGCCCCAACGGCGCCACCAGCCGTTACTGGACCGAAGGACTCGACAACAACCAGCGGCCCGCGATCCGTATCCGTTTCGCCACCGAGACCTGCGCACCCTGCCCCGCTCGCGCCCAGTGCACCAGCTCCAGGCGGTACGGCAGACAGCTCACCGTCCGCCCACAGGAACAAGACGCCGTCCTCGAACGCGTCCGCGCCGAGCAGGCAACTGAGGAGTGGAAGGCCGTCTACGCAATCCGCTCGGGCGTGGAAGGCACGATCCACCAGGCAGTCAAAGCCACCGGTGCGCGTCGGACCCGCTACGCAGGCCTACGGAAGACCGCCCTCGCACACGTCCTCGCCGCCACTGCGCTCAATCTCATTCGCCTCGACGCCTGGTGGACGGGACAACCCCTCGCCCCAACCCGGACATCACACCTTGCCAAGCTCGACCTTGCCGCATAGGTAATTGGGCAACGGGGTCTCTCGATGTACTCGAAGATCGCGTTGGCCAGTTCGACCCGGGTCTTCCAGCGCTTGCGGTTGAGCAGCTCGATCTGCATGGAGGACCAGAACGACTCCATCATCGCGTTGTCCAGGCCGTCCCCGACGGTGCCGAACGACGGCAGGAGGCCAGCGGAGCGGATCCGTTCGCCGAAGACCCAGGAGGTGAACTGGGTGCCGTGATCGGCGTGCACTATCCCGCCCGGCTCGGGGCGGCGGTTGCGGATGGCCATGTCCAACGCGTTGACCACAAGGGTGGAGTCCTGCCGTGAGTCGATGGACCAGCCCACAATCCTGCGGCTGAACGCGTCCAGGACTGCCGCGCAGTACACCCACCCTTCCCTGGTGCGGTGCTGCGTGATGTCGGTGACCCACAGCTCTTCGGGGCGCAAGCGATGGAACTTGCGATTGACCAGGTCCTCGGCGGTGACGACACCCCGCAGGCGCTTGATGCGCACCGGTCCGGGCAGGCCGTGGATCCCGGCCTGTGTCATGAGCACCGACACGGTCCTGGTGCAGACCCGGATACCCATGCCCAGGGTGAGCTTGGCGTGGATGCGGCGGTAGCCGTAAGTGCCGCGGGAGGCGACGTGAACCTCTCGGATCAGCCCGGTCAGCCAGTCTCGCCGTAGCTGCCGTGGAGTGGTCGGTGTGCGCTTGTGCTTGTAGTAGTTCTGCCGGGCGACGCCAAGGATCCGGCAGCACCTGTTGACCGGGGCCCCGGCATCGACGAGTCGGTCGATCACCGGGTAGAGCCTTTTGGGGCCGGCTTGTCCTCGCCGAGGAACTTCGCCGTCTGCCGGACGATCGCCAGCTCGGTTTCCAGCTCATGGATCCGCCGGCGAGCGGCCCGCAACTCAGCAGACTCGCTCGACGGCGTTCCCGGTCGCCGCCCGTTGTCGATGTCGTCTTGCCGCAACCACTTCGACAACGTGACGGGATGGATGCCGAGCTCCACCGCCGTCTGTTTGGCCTGCTTGCCGGCGCGGATGAGCGCGATGGCGCGCGAACTCCGGAGGATAGGGACGAGGCATGGCTGCCAGCCTTCCGTGAAGGGCTGTCAGTTAGCCACCAAAACTGGAACCTGAGAGGTGGGTCAGGTCAAGATGTCACCCGATCGTGCAGCGTCCCGGATGACGAGCTGGGCGTCCCGGTCAGTGAGTGTGCCGCCGGCGGTGTGGTAGGTGCGGGCGAGGTGGAAGCAGCGTTGCCACACCACAGGCCAGGTGGGGCACCAGGCGGGGTCGATGTCTTCGAGTGCCTGCCGCCGGTCGCGGTCCAGCCCTGCGGCCTTCCGGCTACCAGCTGCACTGCTGCGGCGGGCTGCTGCGCGCTGGTTCTTCAGCCATTGGCCGATGGCGTAGCCCTGCCAGGTGGCGTCGGTGGGGGCGAGGAGATGGCCGTGTTCGGCGGCCCAGCCGCGTGCAGCGGCCAGGCCCTCGGTGAAGGCGAGCTCCCCGTGGCTCCAGATCATGCCGAGCTCGTCGACTGCTGAACCCGTTCGGCGTCGAGAAGGCTGCGGGTGTGGGCTTGGCGCTGGCGGGTGATCCACACACCGAGGGGGAAGCCGTCGGGAGTGCGGTGTCCGTAAGGGACGCGCAGGTCGCCGTGGTCGCCGTGGTCGCCGTGGTCGCCGTGGTGGGCGAGGGCTGCCTGCAGGCCGCGCCGCCAGAACTCGGACTCCGGCTGCAACACCCGCAGGCTGATGAACGCCGCCAGCTGCGCAAGGTCCCGCGGCGCGGAGAACGACAGCAGCCCACTCGCCGGCGCACTGACGCCTCCCACCGCGCCATGCCCTCCACCGGCAGCCCCAGATGGGGCGGACCGCCGCCGGGATGCCGCCTGCGGGGTGGCCAGCTGCTCGACGGCCTCGGTGTCATGTGCGCGCAGTGCGCTCAGGGCCTTGGTCAGGCCCTCGTAGGAGCGGGAAGAGAGCATGTCGTCGGGCTACTCGCCGGGGCTGAGGAAGACCGGGACGACCAGGGAGGCCGTCTTGCCTTCGCCGGGCTGCATACGCAGGGCCCGGCCGACGGCCTGGACGATGTCGACCGTGGACCCCAGGACGTCCGCGAAGACCACCGCATCACAGTTCTTGGTGTCCACGCCCTCACCCACCACCCGCACCGAGGCCAGCACGCACCGCTCCATCACCGCCCCCTCGGCGGTGGCATTGGCGAAGGGCCCCCGATTCCGCCGCGCACCCAGTCCCCCTTGCTGGCTAAAGGGGCGGGAACGACGTAGGGCCAGGTCCCCGAAGCCATGGGGCCAGCGGTGAGAACCGGGGCTGGCTGTGCACCCGCTGGCGTCGGCCTGCGCGGACGGTGGGCGAGGTTGTCGCCGATGCCCACGGCGAGGTCGGCGAGCCGATGCGGTTGAATTCCGCAGTGGGAGCGACTCACCTTGGAGCCGGGTGAGGGCAGCTCCTACAGTGACGCGGCCAGCGTGAGAGCCGCGGCCGCGGCCACGGGCAGCAGCGCGATGGGGGTGATCGCTGCATTGCGGGTGGCGCTGTCGCTGTACTCGCCCTTCTTCGCGTGGAAGCTGATCGCGCCGATGAGTACCACTACCGCGCCGGCAGCGGCTGCGATACCCAGCGGCTGCCACCAGATGCCGACACTCAACCCGACAGCCGCGGCGACCTCCGAGAGCCCTACGAAGCGGACGAAGCCGGAGCTGAGCCCCTTCTGGATGAGGCCGTCTGGGACGGCGCCCTTGAGCTGCACCTTGGGAGCGCCGGCGGCGAGGAAGACGAGAGCAAGCAGAACACTGAGGATGACAGCGGCTATGTACACAATGATTCCTAGTCGAAAAGAGCACGTGACGACGGGTCCACACGACGGCGTGGCATGCCTTGTGATGCGCTCCGGTGAACTTTGCGTCGGTCGACAAGCAGTCTGTGCTTGTCGGTAAGACAGACCTGGCGGCACCGACTCCTTGAACACGCGCAGGCGATCGACGATCAAGGGGAGCACGGAAAGGTTCGGTTCTGTCTGGCCCGGGTTCGGCAGGACTGGTCCGACTCGTGATGCGGCGCCCAACCTCTTCAATACGTGGCAGAGCGACCCACTCCGAGGGCCGAACCCTCCCGCACGCCATGAAAGCATTACTTGACGCGTCAAGCAAACTTGTGCTCGGTCGAGCTCATCGCGAAGCGGGGTCGAGTCCCCTCGGCGCAGAGCCATGAAGCGGTTACTCATTGACGCGTCAAGGAGTTAAGCTGTGCCAGCAGGTGCCGACCGCGCAGTCCCCCGTCGCGGTCGGCGCTTGCCCTTTGCTGCTCAGGCGTCGCTGCCCCTCGCTAGCGAGCGCGCTGCTACGGGTTGAGGCTCCATCTGAATTGAGGTCCGTCGCTGCAGCACCTCGAGGCAACCCTGGCAGTGGGTGCAGCGTTCCTACGGGGAGATGGGCCCCGTCGCCTGCGCGCCGAGCCGAGGAGGCATCCGTGCCCCGGGGCCGATGGGTTTCGTTCGACCCCGCCCACTCCCGTCCTGGCGGTACGGGCCGATCTGGACTAGGAGCTGGTGCCGGGTGGCTATCGCAGGCCCCACGGTGTCCGCCTACCTGAGCGGCAGAGAACGTAGTTCGGGGAATCGGGGCGCACACGAGTGCGCACGGCGCACCGCCAGATAGCGGAGAGAGGCTCCCGTTCCGTGGACAAGCAGCAGTTGCGCCCAGCTCCCGGCGCGCCTGCCGGAATGGACCTGCGCATGTGTCGTCGCCTCGGGGGGGCTATCGCGTGCGCCGGACGGCGGATGTCGTGGAGCGGGCGGTTACGACTTGACGCTCATTGCGTTTCTCCCCCCGGGTCTCAGGATCGTCGATGCCCGGTCGTGCCCTGCCGGGTGCTGGTGCCCAGGCCCGCGGCCCGTCAACCCGGCGCTGGCGGCCCCGCGGTTGTCCCCGTTCGCAGCCGATTACCTCAGTGTCGAACACGCAGAAATCTGTGTTGGCTGAAGTAGACATTGGACGGTGGTGTGGTTATGGTTTCTCTCGTAGCCCAGAGGGACCAGAGGGCCTGGCAGAGACGAACTGCCGGTCAGCAGTATCCGCAGTACAGCTAGTTGCAGTGTGCAGGACGGTGCGGTGGTGGAGTTCCGAAGCCACGGTCGTTGCAGGGCGGCGACGGGACTGACGACCGGACCGGGTGGCCCGCAGTGATCAGGGGTCGCCGTGAGCAGTACCTGCAAGTGCAGTTCGCAGTACCCAGCAGTGAAGTGAGTGGGCAGTACCTCGGTGAAGGCGTCGGGCTGCGGACGCGCGCACCGGGAAGTTCGGCAGTTTGGTTCTAGGCCAGAACAGGGGCCACGGGCGACGGGGCTTGCTGCCGGAGAGTGGCGCTGTCGCAGGCCACTGAGCAGTTCGCATCACCAGTAGTACGCAGTACCAGCAGTACCAGCAGTATGCAGTGCCCCCTGTTTGGCAAGCAGTTGATCACCGAGGGAAGAACGGAGGAGCCGAGCGCCATCAGGATCGCCCGGGCGGACATCTTGAGCCTGGGTACCGCAGGACATCGATAGTGAGGTGGTCTCCGGTCAAGCAAATGCGATCCCCGCACCCCCGGCAGCATTCCGGTCGGGTGGGCGGAAACAGAAGGCCGGCGCAGTACCAGGGCCGGCAGATGGTGTAGCAGTTCCTTCGGGGCCCTGGTGCCACACGGCACCAGGGCCCCTCCGCGCGCTTTCGCAGAGAGGTGCAATGACAGCAGACGACTCGTTCAGCCGGCTTGACGACGACGATTACCCCGCCTACACGATGGGCCGGGCCGCCGAGATACTCGGCACCACCCAGGGCTTCCTCCGCGCCATCGGCGAAGCCCGCCTGATCACCCCGCTCCGCTCCGAGGGCGGCCATCGCCGCTACTCCCGCTACCAGCTGCGCATCGCCGCCCGCGCCCGGGAGCTCGTTGACCACGGGACCCCCATCGAGGCCGCCTGCCGCATCGTCATCCTCGAAGACCAGCTCGCAGAGGCGCAGCGCATCAACGCCGAGTACCGCCGCGCCGCATCCCGGCAGGCGTCCGACCGCTGACGCGCAAATAGATTCGTTCCAGGTCATCAAGGCCTTGATGCCTTCGATGTGCCCGCCCCAGGGCGCCTGGCGAAGCCGCCCTGGGCCGCTGGCCCCGCAGTCCGGCAGGACCTGCCGGGCCGCGCATTCTTCCGCCGACTCCAGAAT includes:
- a CDS encoding transposase; this encodes MLAAVRNLNRLEFVGETLRAALESVAVTAPEWLASWMPATWQEQYEARMDSYRLPSDENERMQLTWRIAADGYFLLNAAFAATAPGWLRQVPAICILRTVWLQQFQRTITDERQEVTWRGRDELPPSRARITSPYDPDSRSAVKRGSAWDGYKVHFSETCDPPESGRPHLITHVVTTDATVGDPLVVDEIHDRLEVKHLLPSEHLMDAGYISAELLLTAPSDRGVRVIGPVRPNTRRTVQAAGYGKTSFIIDWDTRQATCPNGATSRYWTEGLDNNQRPAIRIRFATETCAPCPARAQCTSSRRYGRQLTVRPQEQDAVLERVRAEQATEEWKAVYAIRSGVEGTIHQAVKATGARRTRYAGLRKTALAHVLAATALNLIRLDAWWTGQPLAPTRTSHLAKLDLAA
- a CDS encoding DoxX family protein; its protein translation is MYIAAVILSVLLALVFLAAGAPKVQLKGAVPDGLIQKGLSSGFVRFVGLSEVAAAVGLSVGIWWQPLGIAAAAGAVVVLIGAISFHAKKGEYSDSATRNAAITPIALLPVAAAAALTLAASL
- a CDS encoding helix-turn-helix domain-containing protein, with protein sequence MTADDSFSRLDDDDYPAYTMGRAAEILGTTQGFLRAIGEARLITPLRSEGGHRRYSRYQLRIAARARELVDHGTPIEAACRIVILEDQLAEAQRINAEYRRAASRQASDR